From the genome of Bradyrhizobium elkanii USDA 76, one region includes:
- a CDS encoding IS110 family transposase, translated as MIIALRYVGIDISKKHLDIFDEADGVPRRIANATQAITQQVARWQCDALVVFEATGIYDLALREALRQAGIQFARINPARARDFARASGLLAKTDPIDARMLAAFARAMQPAPEQVADPARGALARLAKRRDQLVLMRAQEKNRRSEADDRAMAERIGRLIEVLDSEIAEIEADISALIKAEAQIADDAKLMRSLPGVGPVACMQLIAQMPELGRVGPKQLAALAGLAPFNVDSGTFRGKRKIAGGRKRVRDALYMAALNAVRRADPFKAFYARLRQAGKPAKLALIAVARKLLTVLNAMMRDRKPYLQTKPT; from the coding sequence CGTTACGTCGGAATCGACATCTCCAAGAAACACCTCGATATCTTTGATGAGGCTGACGGCGTGCCGAGGCGCATTGCCAACGCGACACAGGCCATCACACAGCAGGTGGCGCGTTGGCAATGCGATGCGCTGGTGGTCTTCGAGGCGACGGGTATCTATGACCTCGCGCTTCGCGAGGCGCTGCGTCAGGCCGGGATCCAGTTCGCACGGATCAACCCGGCCCGTGCCCGCGACTTTGCACGGGCCAGCGGCCTACTCGCCAAGACCGATCCGATCGATGCGCGGATGCTGGCGGCCTTTGCGCGGGCCATGCAGCCCGCCCCCGAGCAGGTCGCCGATCCTGCACGGGGCGCCTTGGCGAGGCTTGCAAAACGGCGGGATCAGCTGGTCCTCATGCGCGCCCAGGAGAAGAACCGGCGCAGCGAGGCCGACGATCGCGCCATGGCCGAACGCATCGGCCGCCTCATCGAGGTCCTCGACAGCGAGATCGCCGAGATCGAGGCCGACATCAGCGCATTGATTAAAGCCGAAGCGCAGATCGCGGACGATGCGAAGTTAATGCGTTCGCTGCCCGGCGTGGGTCCCGTGGCCTGCATGCAGCTCATCGCGCAGATGCCGGAACTCGGGCGGGTCGGACCGAAACAACTCGCAGCGCTCGCTGGCCTTGCTCCCTTCAACGTCGACAGCGGCACCTTCCGCGGCAAGCGCAAGATTGCGGGCGGCCGAAAGCGCGTTCGTGACGCCCTTTATATGGCGGCCCTCAACGCAGTTCGCAGAGCTGATCCGTTCAAGGCCTTCTATGCACGACTGCGACAGGCCGGAAAACCAGCCAAACTCGCCCTCATCGCCGTCGCCAGGAAGCTGCTCACGGTCCTCAATGCCATGATGCGAGACCGAAAGCCGTACCTGCAGACCAAACCAACATAA